AACAGAATCCAGTGCATAGAAACAGACAGGAGCTATGGGTCTTCAATTTGTCACACAGCCTTTGTGCTAAAGGCTTGGCCTCAGCTTGTggtgctgctgggtggtggtggtgcccatAAGAAGTGGAAGTAAGTCAGATGTGCCCTTAAAGGGGACCCTGGAACCCTGGCCCTCCTCTCTTGGCTTCCCAACCACTCAGAGGGAGCAGATTCCTGTTACACTCCCCACCAAATAATGCAATAATGTGGAAATAGCCTGGTAGGACCTCAAGAGTCACAGAGTTCCTATGTGACCCAAGAATTCCACCTTTAGATTTGTCCCCAGGAGCAATGAGAGTGACTCCACATAGGCCATGAATACTGACAGTAGCATCATTTACAAGCCCAAAGTGGAGGCAGCCTAAGCATCCATCAGACACTGACCAGAGTCAATACAACATGGGTAGTATGTGCACAAAACGGGGTTATTCGGCTATGATCAGGGATGCAACTGTGGCACATGCCACAACATGAATGAAACCATGATGACATATGCTGAGCAATTAGTCATGAAAGGCTGGATACAATGATCTACTTATGTGAAATGTACAAAACAGATCAACCAGCAGGCACTTGCAAAGATTTGCAGTAAGagatgaggcagagccaggtttaTGAAAGGACACAGAACTTCTTATGTAGTGACCAAATTATCCTAAAATTGATTGAAGAAATCCATGACTACAATGACAGCCATTGAGTTGTGCACACCCATAACTGTATTAGCAGTCACTGAGCTGTGCAAACCTGTGACCATACTGATAATCATCAAGATGTAAGCATCAGGAACTATGCTAGTAACCATGGAGATGTGTATGCTCATGACTTTACCAGCCACCATGGAACTGTGCAAGCTTGTGACCATACCAACAGCCATCAAGCTATACAGATCTGGGTTCACACCAGTAACCATGGGCAGTGCACATTCATGACTGCATCAATAACCATTGAGCTATGCAGTCTTGGCTAGACCAACAACTATCAGGCCACCCAAACCAGTGACTGTGCAACAATTGATCTGCACATCTGTCACTAGAGCAACAACCACTGGACTGTGAGAACCAATGGCTATAACAACCACAAGCGGCACACACTCAAGACTATACTAACAAGGACATCCATTCCTTGGCTGTAGCAACAACCATTGGGTTGTGCAAACTCTTGACTCTTCCAACAACAATCAGGCTTATGAAAAAACTTATGCCTATATCAACAACCATCAGGCCACACAAACCTGCACATATAACAACCACTGGGCAGTGTAAATTTGTGACTCTACCAACAACCACTGGGCCATGCAACCTGTGGTGATACCAACAACCGTCAGGCCACACAAGCCAGGACTATACCAACAACCATCAGGCTGTGCAAACCTGTGACTAAACCCACAACCATCAGGTTGTACAAGCTTATGATTGTTCCACCAACTGTTGAGTCCCACAAACCCATGACTACACCATTCACCATTAGGCCACACAGTTCCTTGGCTACCCATCAATCATCGGCTGTGCAAACCCATGCATATaccaacaaccccccccccccactgggcAGCACAAACCCGTGACAGTACCAACAACCATCAGGCCGAAGGTTGCACAGACAGAGCCCAGCACACCACCAGGGATGGGGCTATGATGTGGGCAAGGCAGGCCCTCCAGACCGCAGGTTCCTGTAAACTTTGCCAAGAGGCTCTCTGTGGCCTGGATCAGCACTGCGCTCTGTGGGTACTGATGCTGGGAACGTCGGTAAagaaaatcaagaaggaaaaccACCCTTACGAGAAGAAAAACTGCCACTGACCTTGGGTGGAAGGTTGGAAACTCTCAAGGTGACAACAATGGAGAATTCTTCAGGGAAGAGGTCGCAGCTGGAGAAGAGCCTAGAGGCAGGGAAGCTCAGGGTACGGGGCTGGGTGGCTGAGAACTGGAGGCCCCGCACACCCTCGGCCTGCACCATCCGGATCCCACTCATGGCACCATTCCAAGGGACCGCCTCTGCCAGGATGTCCAGGGGGCGGAGGTCTGTGGCAAAGGCATGATGGGGGTAGGGGTTAGGCAATGGTTGTACAACACCACAGTCATGATGGCTCATTGACAACGTCTGCGTATTTCCAGATTTCACATCACGAAAGCTGCCAGAGCCACGCTACAGCCATGGTGTCAAGGTGTGAATCCCAAACCCAGCAAATAAGCAGTGAATCTGGGATAGCGTACTGGAGCCAGCCTCCTGCGTGGCTGACCAATCACAAGAAGGAGTCACAACAGGCAGTGCTGTGGCTGTAGCTTGGCCCAGAGGAGCCCATTACCTCATACAAAAAAACATCTCTGAGGATATCTCCCGAGCCACTGCCCTGCAGCCAGTAAGGACATTGTGCTCGCTACCATGCTCATGGCCTGGCCATGTTTTAAAACGCCCCACATAACCCTCACTGTGCCTCTGAAAATGTCCCCTTGCCTCACAGCCTTCTTGAGTTCGCCCATAGTTGAGCATAGTGTGTGTTCCCCTTCTGTTGCTGCTCTTTGGAGACACGCACGGTGCGCGTGTTACTCGGGTTGACGATATGTGCCTCCTTAGCCCTGGGAGCAGTGGGTCGTGGCTATCCCCGTTTTTCCGGTGAGGAAATGGAGGCGTCTAACACCAACACTGATTCTGCCTCCCTATTACCTCAGCTTCTGCCGAGCTTTGCATACATGAATGAGAGTGACCACTGAAGGGCGTGCTCCCCGTGGTAGCCAAGTTCAGTCAACAGCCGACACTGTGCTGAGACAGggttctgtctctgtcctcttggCTCAGGTCAACCAGCACTGACACCTGAGATGGACTTCAGTCTCCATGGTGACATCTTGGGTAGCCATATAGTTGGGGGTACTTGGCTGCACAGCTTGAGGAAATTGACACGTCCCTGAAGGGACATCCGAGTTTCTCCATCCAGAAACTCCACTGACCATCACTACCCACACAGAAGTGTAGAGTCCTGCTCTAGCCCATGAGGCCCAGGGCCAGGAGTGATCCATGGCTACATGTCCCTCCATCAGCACTTCAGACCGGTCCTGCCttacccccaaacaacccaggaagAAAGCCCATGTGACACGCATGAAACACAACTTGTTGTTATGAGACTAAACAAGAGGCGAGGCACTAGCCAACGTGAGCAGCAACCTGGGAAATAAAAACAGGAACAGGGCCAATAGCAACCAGGAAGTAGTGGTCACGGGCTGCGCCAGTAGTAGCAGCCAGGGAGGAGTATATAAAGCCAATGTATCctacccctgacacacacactcacatattcaCTCAACACTCACTCACCTTCCCCCCAACAACCTTGCCATGGCCGCctccaccatgtctgtctgctccGATGCTTGTACCAACTCCTCCTGGCAGGTGGATGACTGCCCAGAGAGCTGCTGTGAGCCTACCTGCTGTGCCCCcagctgctgccagtccagctgctgccagcccagctgctgtgtgcccagctgctgccagcccagctgctgccagcccagctgctgccagtccagctgttGTGTGCCCAgttgctgccagcccagctgctgtgcCCCATCCCCCTGCCTGACCCTCATCTGCACCCCAGTGAGCTGTGTGTCCAGTCCCTGCTGCCAATCTGTCTGCTGCTCACCCTCATGCTGCCAACAGTCTAGCTGCCAGCCAGCTTGCTGCACCTGCTCTCCCTGTTGTGTGACCCTTTGCTGCAAGCCTGTCTGCTGCACACCCATCTGTTCTGGATCCTCCTCATGCTGCCAGCAGTCTAGCTGCCAGCCCTCATGCTGTCAATCTTCCTGCTGCATGCCTATCTGCTGCAAGCCtgtctgctgcaagccctgctccaGCGTGTCCCTGCTCTGCCGCCCTGTGTGCAGACCTGCCTGCTGTGTGCCCACCTCCTCCTGCTGTGCCTCctcctgccagcccagctgctgcaagccctgctccaGCATTTCCCTGCTCTGCCGCCCTGCCTGCTCCCGCCaggcctgctgtggcctctcctcatgCCAGAAGTCCAGCTGCTGATGGGCCTGTTCCTGGTGCCAGCTGGCTCAGGTCCCTCCCTGTGGCCCCTCTCAGCTCTCTCAGTCTGATTCTGATCTGGAATAGACAGTCCTCCAGGATGGATCCCCAACCCATTTTTTTGTGACTTgatctcttctcctccttcccaggaGTCCTGCTGATCCTCTGGGTTACTgtccttcctcctgtccctctgCTCTGGGTACCTGCCCCTGACATCAGCTTGTCAGAGATCATGACTTCAATAAACTTTTAACCACCTGGATTTCCTCTCATGCTCTGGTTCAAGTAAATGTTAGTCTCTTCAGCCAGGAATATTTCTAGGAGGGACAGTAGCCACCTCCCCTGGTGGAGGAGTCACAGTGAGACTCGGGGCCCTCTCCCAGTATTCAGTCTTCTCTGACTCCTATGGGTTGCTAGTCACCCACAGGGATTCAGCAGTCTACTGCAGGCCCATCCCCATCAactattcctttttatttctctagAATCACACAAGCAAAGCCACACTCATAACTCCAGGCACTGTGGCCCCTGGCCTGGGCTGCCTTGTGAGTTCTGCCTACCAGACGATTCTCCACAGGATACATAGAGAGGAACCCAAGAGATTTTCATCTGGAAACAAAATCATTGTGGGGAAGAAGGGGGATACACAGGACCAGGCACTGCCCAGTACCCTCTGCTGGGACATTGGGACCTAGGGACACAAGAACATAGTCTTCTCTCTATAGGCTGCATTAGGTCTCACTCACAAAGGGCCATGGATTATAAGCTCTCTCTGATGTGGAGAAGACATGGGCTTCAATGGGTGCACAGGTGTGTGAGCAACATGTCAAGACCTGGAAACTTCTAGCAGAGCCACAGTGAGGGGCTGTGGTAGAAGCCAGAGATACCACGATCAGCTGACCATTATCCCTAAAGAAGCAAGGATGCCAATGCCCATGTCCCCATCCCACCTTGCACACCACTGACTGGGCCCTTCTTGTCCTTCCATCCTGCATCCATTTGCACCCAGAGGCCCCCAGGCCATGCTGGTCATCAGGGTCTCAGCTATTCTCCCAGGCCCTTCTTCCCAGCCACTTCCAACTGAGTCttgctcccttcccccacccccgccaccgccTCAGAGGAACTAGTTCCACCAGTTCCTTCAGCCAGcacccctccacctcccacatCAGTACCCCCCATATCCCTGCTCTGGGGACTCCTGAGGACACATGCCCAGACAGCAAGTCAGACTGTGTGGACATCTGTGCTCAGTTTCCATTGAGTAAATGTTTCTGGTTCTCTCTGTGAAGACTGAGGAAGAGTATGGCCACCAGTCCTGATGTGCTCGCTCTCCTGGCGGGCAGCTGCCCAGGGCTTCCTCACAGCTTCACCGCTGTCTGTCTCCGCCCACTGTGTTAGCTGCTTTCCTCCATGCTGTGACCAATTATCTGAGAAGAATCAGCTTGATGGAGGCAGGGTTTATCTTGGTTCAGGGTTTGAGGATGCAGTCCACTCTGGCGGGGAAGGGCAGAGCTGTGCTCAGTTGTGGCAGCAGGCACATGAGGCTGCCTGCTCACATcttggtgagagcagagaggtgACAAGTAGTGGGGTCAGGTTATGATCCTCAAGTCCTGCCCCCTAAGGAGTTACTTCCTCTAGACAGTTTCCATCTCCCAAATGTTGGAGCCTGTGGGGATATGGCACATCTAAGCCAGGACACTCACGAGGGATTAGAGTCACCTCTACGCAATGTCAGCACATGCCTCTGTTGCTTTCTGGAGTGGGCCCTGCAGGTACCACACCACTGGCATTACCCCGGTGACTGACAGTGTGGAGTATCTTGTGCGGCTGTGGTGAGGTGTCAGTTTGAATCCTCCTGCCTATTTTTCTTAGATCAGATTGTATTTGTATTATTAAAGTACATGCTCTTCATGACTTCTGGATGTCAAACATATTAACATAAATACTGCAAACCTTCTCCCCATGGGTGTCtcagcttttcattttcttcagtgttgaGCCTAATCCTAAACCCACTTTACCCTTTATCTTCAGTGACCCTCCCTGAAGGCGTTTGTTTAACTCAGAACCACACAGATTTATTACTAGGCTCCTGCTGAGGGTTGggtgtgaaatgtcccccaggaCTTGGGTGTTTGAACACTCTTCCCTAGCTGTTTGGGGAGGTACCGGAATGTTTGGGGTTCAGGCTTGGCAGGGGAGGGCCGGAAGTACAGCTCTTTAAAGATTCTAGTCCCTCATGCTCCCAGCCCaagctccctgcttcctggttggCCTACATAAGGAGCAGAGCTGCACTCCCACCGGCCATGACTTCTTCACCCTTGAGCAGTGAGCCAGGATaaccctggcttccctcaggtTGCTCCCTCCAGGTGTTTCCTCACAGCGAGGAGCATGACTAGCACCCCCATGTTTCATTCTGTGACATTTTGAGTCCATTTGTGATGTCCTGAGTTGTTCACTGAGCCTCCTTAACCAGCACCCTGCTGAGCACACATGGGTGGGGTTCTTCTGGATTCCAGTCAGTCCCCTTTCTCTGTGGTTACTGTTAGACCTCACATAGAAGCCGTTCAAGTAGTCTTGAGTCAAATAATGGAAGTTCTTTGATTCTCTTTGCCTTTTTCAGGCTTGGTTGGCCATTCTGGGTCATATATACATCCCAGAAATTTTGGAACCAGCCCATCAAATTTGATAGTAAAGGCTGCCCAGATTTTGACTGAGATTCATTAAACCCACAGATCACTTAGGGAGGATCAGACATTAACATCATGTCTTTGGGTCCATGAACGTGGTATACCTCTCCAGTCAATCATCCAggatttctttcatctttttcagAAATAGTTTATCATCTTTAGAtcttacaatgtatttttacTTAATCTGTTACTTcccttttttaatgttttagttgATGGTTTGCTTATTTATCTCAATTCccattgcttttttgtttgttttgttgtatttatttatttttgagacagggtgtcactatcCATCCCTGGCTAGGCTGGAAGTGgctatgtagactaggatggccttgaactccatttGCTTCTGTGTCTTGatggtgagattaaaggcaggtgccaccacaccccattATTTCCTACACTTGATTACAATTATCTAGAAATATAGTTCATCGCATGaagtgaggtatgtgtgtgtgtgtgtgtgtgcgcgcgcacacacactcatgcacgcccATGGGTCTCATCCTCTGTGTCTTCATGCACAATGAGATTGGTGCCATTTCTCCCATGAAGAACAAGAATCTGATTGTGAGGCCTCTTGgaatcagtgttttctttgtaatgtgtttttatttaagacTTTAATCTCTGCCTGCTACAGGGCTGCTCTGAGCTTGTTTCTCTCATGTTAGTTTTACAGTCTCTGTCTTTCCAATGATGTGGTTGTTTCCTTTGCACTGCTGGATGTGTCCATGTGAGGCCGTTGCCTTCTGCATGGTCCCTTTGGTGTCCACAGACTCTGGGGTGATGACCCTTTCCTTTTCTAATATGGGTcatttacttcttcctttttcttgacCAGTAAAGCTAGCTAAAAGTGTCCATTTTGTCATCCTGAAATGCAAGACCCCGGTCCCGGCTGTTTCCTCTTGGAGTTGCCTGGTCCCACTGCTCATGGCCTTCATTTAGCTGGTTACTTGGGGCTTCTCTGTACCTCATCTCCAGCTTTGAGTCAAAGCACAGACTCTGGGCCTCCCTTGCTTACCAAGAACCATCACAGAGCGCCACTCCCTACATGCTGTGCTAGCTTGATCTCAGAGTGCAATGTgtgatttcagttttgttttgctcAGAATACATCCTGATTCCCATGGTGATTTTATCTTTGGCTCATGGGCTACTTTTACACATTCTCTTTAATTTCCACATGCTTACAGCTCTTCCATGGGTGACTCCTTGCTCTGCTGAGGTCTGGATGCAGTCTGGATTTTAGTCCATGAGATGGGCTATGGCTcatggggctgaggaggtggcttatcttgtgtgtgttcatgtatgcttAAACGAAACTTTCCACTGTTGGACGGAACATTGCTTAGATGTCAGTCAACGGGTGGGGGTTGGGAAATGCTTCAAGTTTTCTGGGTACTCATTGATTTTACTTCAGATTTGGAAAACTGTTGGGCGCTTTCTCTTCACTCAGGTTCCTGGCCCAGACTTTCCTCTCATACTATGGTTTTACGAGTGTCAGGCTGCTCAATGCTATGCCTGCAGCTCCGGCTCTGCCTTGCCCTCGACTCTGGCTCCATGTACCTCTTTAGATGTTCCTTGAGGTCCTTCTTTGGAGAACTTCATCTGCAGGTTCTTATCTTCCATGTTGTCTCATCTTTGATCATTTTGGGTGCTCCTCGGTTCTTCAGCTCTCAGTGTCTGTTTTGTTCTCAGCCTCCCCTGAGCACACTCCTGCTTTTGGTCTGGTCCTCACACATCATTAATGCCATGATTTTAATTTCACTGGCTCTGCCATTCTGGATTTCTTTCTGTCCATTGCTTCCATCCTGGACTGTGCTGGCCTGCTCTGTAGATTATTTCCCACCGTGGCCTGAGcatgctgttctgttctgtgggtTCCCCCTCACCCCACTGAAGGGTGATGTCTCCTTCCTGGAGGGACACTCCTGTGAGCCAGCTCTCTCTTCTCATGGGTCCCTATTGGTGACACTCTGATGGGGTTAACCACAGAGTTTGTGCCTGGGGACAAGGTCAACACCATGACCAGGAGGAGCTGCTTCTGCATGTAGACCTAATGCTTTTAGCCCTGGGGTAGGTCCCCTGCTCTGGCCATCTCCAGCCTGTGGTGAGCCTGGGCAACTGCTCTCACTCACGACTGCCCAGCCTCAGGACATAGAGGACATAGAGCACCCCACAGTGCATCAATTCCTTGCTCTCCTGCACCTCACCTACCAAGTCCATCCAGCTAGAGCTCCCTGAGTTCCGCTATTCACCTTTCTGGCTCAAGAGAGCCTCCTGTACCGGGAGTCAGTCCTGTGTGGTCTGGAGCCAAGGCTGTACACAGATGATGTAGGCTGGGCTCCCTTCCTATGGGATCATGGTCCTCCCGCCAGgctgtacagtgtgtgtgtgcagtggctTCCCGTCTTTAGTTTCTAGGATGAGAGGTCACACAAGGCCATAGGATACAATGAGTCCATTCTTCGTGTTTGAGGACAGGATTTCTTTGAGTCTCAAGTGTGCTTTCCTCTGTGACTCCTCAGGATCTGTCTCTGACCCACCCTACCTGGCCTGACCCACACTACTGCCCAGGCCTGGTCTCTGCACCCAGCATCTCCCCAGAAGGAAACCTGACAGCAGAtctgggaaagacacaagaaGCCTCagcccacccccgccccagggcTCTGGGTCCCCAGGGAAGCAGCACCTTCTCTGTCTCCTACACCTCGGTCCACACAGACGTGTGGGGTGCCCTGACCCAGTCTCCATCCCTGCTGCTGAGCTCTGCACAACGAAATGATTCTCAGTGAGAAAATAGAGCAAGCCCATTGTCTCATTGGTGGTTAATTGTATCGAGTGAAGatgtatcacagcaataaaataagaTGGAAGTGAGAACAAAGTAAGGTACCCCTTCAACTTGATAATTAACCCCAGGTCAGAGTTGGCCCTGGATGAAACTCAGTAGGGGCAGGGCAGTGTGACATCCCTCATGTGGGGGTCACAGCAACAGCAATGTGGAGTCCCCGGGCCAGTGCCTCTTCCCCCAGCCTATATCCAGTAACCATCACAGTCACATGTGGGTGAGAGATGACTTCAGGACATAGCAGGGTGAAAGCAGGCCTAGAGAAGGCCTCAGGGCACGAGGCAGCTTTCTGTCACCACAAACAGCACTTGGGCTCACTGGTTTCTTTGGGTTCACAGTTTTAGAAGTGTCAGTCCATAGTGGGCTAGCCTGTGGTCAGGAGTCTTGTGATGACAAGAGCATGAGGTGGGGGAGGCCACTAACCTATGTTTGTAAGGACAGAGATGAGGCCCCTGCCGTTCTGCCACGCGCTCTCAAAGACCTTGGGTGGCAGCAGATCTCTGTCCATGCTACAGACTCCGCTGCCTCCCAGAGTTCGGGCAGAGCACAGGCCTCTGGGCACCCACAGCCACACCAGCCTCTGTTCCTTGTGCTGCTGCTGACTGACTGGGAGTCTAGACAGTAGCCTCACTGAACGAAGCACTGCAGCTTCACTCGGTGTGAACCAATCTCCATGCTCTCAGGCCTCAGGCAGCCCACCAGTGGCTGCATGAGGATGTGACATGTCAGGGTGGGACAGTGCCCCCCACATCTACAGTAATTTCTTCCTGCTTATGTGGCCTTCAACAAATGTATTATCACCTGGACCTGGGTGGTGTCCTCTCCTCAGCTACAGGGAAGGCAGGGGTATTTCCCATAGAACAGGCTCGGGAGCTGTTTTTAATCTGGCCCCAGGTGCTGTGAGCCATGCATTGAGCTTGTGGCTGGTGCCAGGCACATGGACACCTGCCATATCCTAGAACTGCATATCCCAGAACTAGAACTTTGATGTGGGCCATCACTTCCCACCCTTTGCAAGCTGAGTTCACTGGATGGTCACTGGCGTAGAGTCAGGACCATCCTGGCCTGCCAACACATCCTCATCCAAAACAAGATTCTAGATAACTGAAGATATGGCAGACTTCTCAGTGTGCCTGGCCTGTGTGCTCCACCACAGTGTGTTCGAAAACAGTGTGCTCCACCACAGTGTGCTCCATCACAGTGTGCTCCACCATAGTGTGCTCCATCACAGTGTGCTCCATCACAGTGTGCTCTACCACAGTGTGCTCTACCACAGTGTGCTCCACCACAGTGTGCTCCACCACAGTGTGCTCCATCACAGTGTGCTCCACCACAGTGTGCTCCACCACAGTGTGCTCCACCACAGTGTGCTCCACCACAGTGTGCTCCATCACAGTGTGCTCCACCATAGTGTGCTCCATCACAGTGTGCTCCACCATAGTGTGCTCCATCACAGTGTGCTCCACCACAGTGTGCTCcaccacagtgtgctgggcctgTGTGCTTCATCACAGTGTGCTCCACCACAGTGTGCTCCACCACAGTGTGCTCcaccacagtgtgctgggcctgTGTGCTCCATCACAGTGTGCTCCATCACATTGTGCTCTCAGTGTGCCTGACCTGTGTGCTCCATCACAGTGTGCTCCATCACATTGTGCTCTCAGTGTGCCTGACCTGTGTGCTCCATCACAGTTTGCTCCATCACAGTATGCCTGACCTGTGTGCTCCATCATAGTGTGCCTGACCTGTGTGCTTCATCACAGTGTGCTCCACCACAGTGTGCTCCATCACAGTTTGCTCCATCAGTTTGTTCCATCACACTTTGCTCCATCACACTTTGCTCCATCACAGTGTGCCTGGCCTGTGTGCTCCATCACAGTGTGCTCCATCACAATGTGCTCCATCACAGTGTGCCTGGCCTGTGTGCTCCATCACAATGTGCTCCATCACAGTGTGCTCTCAGTGTGCCTGGCCTGTGTGCTCTATCACAGTGTGCTTACTCTCCAATCACAGCCCGTGTCCTCCCACACATTGAAGGTCTCTGCATTTAGAACCAAGTAGAGTCTAGAGGCAGGGGCACGTCTACTCACAAGGCCCGTGGCCCAGACCTGATTCTGGTTGCTAGCACCACTGAACCAGGCACAGCAGCAGACCTTAGGCGAGCTGAGGCAGCACTTGGAGAACAATCAGGGAGGAGGCACCTGGGCTGCTCTGGGAAGCACAGGGCATGGAAGTGCCTGTTCAGGTTTGATTGGCACTGTACAGAGGAGGCACAGTTACAAAGCAAGGTGACAGAGGGACCTGTTCCCTGAACTAGCACAAATAGGTTCCAAAGCACAGCAGATTGCCAGATGCAAAGGAGAAACCATGAGATGTCGATAAGGACCATGGGAGTCTACACAGGTTCagtcagggtttttattgctcAGAAAGCTCAAGTGTATTCAGAGAAGGGACAGTCACAATGAGGTGAGATTGCTGGACCTGGAAAggtcagaggcagagagagaagggcacTGCCATGGTCTGCCCTGCTGCATAGAGCATGGAGTATGGACATTCTTCTGTGAGCTCTGGTTCCTTAGCACTCACTGTAAATACAGGAAATGCTCTCACTGGGGGACAGACTCATCAGCAGCTGGACTTCTGGcatgaggagaggccacagcaggcctGGCGGGAGCAGGCAGGGCGACAGAGCAGGGACATGCtggagcagggcttgcagcagctgggctggcaggagGAGGCACAGCAGGAGGAGGTGGGCACACAGCAGGCAGGTCTGCACACAGGGCGGCAGAGCAGGGACATGCtggagcagggcttgcagcagacaGGCTTGCAGCAGACAGGCACACAACAGGATGGTTGGCAGCATGAGGATCCAGAGCAGATGGGTGTGCAGCAGACAGGCTTGCAGCAGACGGGCACACAGCAGTATGGCTGGCAGCATGAGGGCTGGCAGCTAGACTGCTGGCAGCATGAGGAGGATCCAGAGCAGATGGGTGTGCAGCAGACAGGCTTGCAgcagacaggcacacagcaggAGGATTGACAGCATGAGGGCTGGCAGCTAGACTGCTGGCAGCATGAGGATCCAGAACAGATGGGTGTGCAGCAGACAGGCTTGCAgcagacaggcacacagcaggAGGATTGACAGCATGAGGGCTGGCAGCT
This DNA window, taken from Peromyscus maniculatus bairdii isolate BWxNUB_F1_BW_parent chromosome 21, HU_Pman_BW_mat_3.1, whole genome shotgun sequence, encodes the following:
- the LOC102911430 gene encoding uncharacterized protein LOC102911430 isoform X2; protein product: MSHCCEPTCCAPSCCQSSCCQPSCCQPSCCVPSCCVPSCCVPSCCAPAPCTTLICTPVSCVSSPCCQSVCCSPSCCQQSSCQPSCCQSSCCVPVCCKPVCCTPICSGSSCCQQSSCQPSCCQSSCCVPVCCKPVCCTPICSGSSSCCQQSSCQPSCCQPYCCVPVCCKPVCCTPICSGSSCCQPSCCVPVCCKPVCCKPCSSMSLLCRPVCRPACCVPTSSCCASSCQPSCCKPCSSMSLLCRPACSRQACCGLSSCQKSSC
- the LOC102911430 gene encoding uncharacterized protein LOC102911430 isoform X5 — its product is MAASTMSVCSDARTNSSWQVDDCPESCCEPTCCAPTPCTTLICTPVSCVSSPCCQSVCCSPSCCQQSSCQPSCCQSSCCVPVCCKPVCCTPICSGSSCCQQSSCQPSCCQSSCCVPVCCKPVCCTPICSGSSSCCQQSSCQPSCCQPYCCVPVCCKPVCCTPICSGSSCCQPSCCVPVCCKPVCCKPCSSMSLLCRPVCRPACCVPTSSCCASSCQPSCCKPCSSMSLLCRPACSRQACCGLSSCQKSSC
- the LOC102911430 gene encoding uncharacterized protein LOC102911430 isoform X6 — translated: MAASTMSVCSDARTNSSWQVDDCPESCCEPTCSPCTTLICTPVSCVSSPCCQSVCCSPSCCQQSSCQPSCCQSSCCVPVCCKPVCCTPICSGSSCCQQSSCQPSCCQSSCCVPVCCKPVCCTPICSGSSSCCQQSSCQPSCCQPYCCVPVCCKPVCCTPICSGSSCCQPSCCVPVCCKPVCCKPCSSMSLLCRPVCRPACCVPTSSCCASSCQPSCCKPCSSMSLLCRPACSRQACCGLSSCQKSSC
- the LOC102911430 gene encoding uncharacterized protein LOC102911430 isoform X3; translated protein: MAASTMSVCSDARTNSSWQVDDCPESCCEPTCCAPSCCQSSCCQPSCCQPSCCVPSCCVPSCCVPSCCAPAPCTTLICTPVSCVSSPCCQSVCCSPSCCQQSSCQPSCCQSSCCPSCCQSSCCVPVCCKPVCCTPICSGSSSCCQQSSCQPSCCQPYCCVPVCCKPVCCTPICSGSSCCQPSCCVPVCCKPVCCKPCSSMSLLCRPVCRPACCVPTSSCCASSCQPSCCKPCSSMSLLCRPACSRQACCGLSSCQKSSC
- the LOC102911430 gene encoding uncharacterized protein LOC102911430 isoform X7, with translation MAASTMSVCSDARTNSSWQVDDCPESCCEPTCCAPSCCQSSCCQPSCCQPSCCVPSCCVPSCCVPSCCAPAPCTTLICTPVSCVSSPCCQSVCCSPSCCQQSSCQPSCCQSSCCVPVCCKPVCCTPICCQPYCCVPVCCKPVCCTPICSGSSCCQPSCCVPVCCKPVCCKPCSSMSLLCRPVCRPACCVPTSSCCASSCQPSCCKPCSSMSLLCRPACSRQACCGLSSCQKSSC
- the LOC102911430 gene encoding uncharacterized protein LOC102911430 isoform X1; amino-acid sequence: MAASTMSVCSDARTNSSWQVDDCPESCCEPTCCAPSCCHCCVPSCCAPAPCTTLICTPVSCVSSPCCQSVCCSPSCCQQSSCQPSCCQSSCCVPVCCKPVCCTPICSGSSCCQQSSCQPSCCQSSCCVPVCCKPVCCTPICSGSSSCCQQSSCQPSCCQPYCCVPVCCKPVCCTPICSGSSCCQPSCCVPVCCKPVCCKPCSSMSLLCRPVCRPACCVPTSSCCASSCQPSCCKPCSSMSLLCRPACSRQACCGLSSCQKSSC
- the LOC102911430 gene encoding uncharacterized protein LOC102911430 isoform X4, yielding MAASTMSVCSDARTNSSWQVDDCPESCCEPTCCAPSCCHCCAPAPCTTLICTPVSCVSSPCCQSVCCSPSCCQQSSCQPSCCQSSCCVPVCCKPVCCTPICSGSSCCQQSSCQPSCCQSSCCVPVCCKPVCCTPICSGSSSCCQQSSCQPSCCQPYCCVPVCCKPVCCTPICSGSSCCQPSCCVPVCCKPVCCKPCSSMSLLCRPVCRPACCVPTSSCCASSCQPSCCKPCSSMSLLCRPACSRQACCGLSSCQKSSC